CCGGGACGGTGGTGAGATGCCGCACACTGGAGCGATGACCGGGTTGCTGGTGTGTGCCGTGGTGCTCGTGCTGGCGAGCGGGTTCGGCCTGCTCCGGGCCCGGCGGGACGGGAGGCTGCGGGTGCGGGCGAAGGACGGGGCGGTGGTGCTGACCACCGGGGACCTCGGGGCGGAGTTGGGGGAGCGGGCCACGCTGGTGCAGTTCTCCAGCGCGTTCTGCCAGCCGTGCCGGGCGACCCGGCGGGTGCTGGCCGAGGTGGTGGGTCTGGTGCCGGGGGTGGCGCACGTCGAGGTGGACGCCGAGGAGCAGCTCGATCTGGTCCGCCGGCTGGACATCCTCCGGACGCCGACCGTGCTGGTGCTGGACGCGGGCGGCCGGGAGGTCCGCCGGGCCTCGGGTCAGCCGCGCCGGGCGGATGTGATCGCCGCGCTGGGCGAGGCGATCTGACGCAGTCTCCGCCGGCCGCTGCAGCGCGAAGTGGGCAGGGCGGCCAGGGCATCTGAGGGGTCGTCCGACCCCGTCCGGCCAGGTGAATCTGTCAAGACCGTTCAATCTCACAGTCGATCTGCCGCCCGGTCGGGGGGCAGGCGGCCCGGCCTGGGGCAGGATGGGGCGCAGACGGCAGTGCGGCCGTTCCGGGCCCTCCGTGGCCAGGGGCGACGCGGGGTGCGGAGCACTCGACCGGGCTTCGGCAGAGCTAAGCTACTGGCCAGTAGTGACGGCTAAGCTACTCGCGAGTATGCTGCCAGCAAGTTCCGGACGGGCACAGGAATCCGCTGCCCGGAGCGGGTGCGTGACGAGTTCGCGCCCGCTTGCACAGCCGCAGCCGCCGGACGAGACCAGTACAGGAGACAGGCCGTGAGCTTGAGGATCGTTGTCTGTGTGAAGTACGTGCCCGACGCGACCGGTGACCGTCGCTTCGCGGACGACACCACCACCGACCGGGACGCCGTGGACGGCCTCCTGTCGGAGCTGGACGAGTACGGCGTGGAGCAGGCCCTGCGCATCGCCGAAACCCACGGCGACGCCGAGGTCACCGTCCTGACGGTGGGCCCCGACGACGCCAAGGACGCCCTGCGCAAGGCCCTGTCCATGGGCGCCGACAAGGCCGTCCACGTCAACGACGACGACATCCACGGCACCGACGTGATCGGCACCTCCGCCATCATCGCCAAGGCCCTGGAGACCACCGGCTACGACCTCGTCGTGTGCGGCATGGCCTCCACCGACGGCACCATGGGCGTCCTGCCCGCCCTGCTCGCCGAACGCCTCGGCGTCCCCCAGGCCACCCTGCTCTCCGAGGTCACCCTCGACGGGACCACGGTGACCGGCCGCCGCGACGGCGACGCCGCCACCGAGCAGATCTCCGCCCCGCTGCCCGCCGTCATCTCCGTCACCGACCAGTCCGGCGAAGCCCGCTACCCCTCCTTCAAGGGCATCATGGCCGCCAAGAAGAAGCCGGTCACCTCCCTCGACCTCGACGACCTCGGCATCGACGCCGACACCGTCGGCCTCACCGGTGCCTGGACCGCCGTCGAGACGATCACCGCCCGCCCCGCCCGCACCGCCGGCACCATCGTCAAGGACGAGGGCGAGGGCGGCAAGGCCCTGGCCGCCTACCTCGTCGAGCAGAAGTTCATCTAACCCCACACGCGTTAGCGCATCCAACGATCGATCAGGAGCAAGAAATCATGGCTGAGATCCTGGTTCTCGTGGACCACGCCGACGGTGTGGTCCGCAAGCCGGCCCTCGAACTGCTCACCCTGGCCCGCCGCATCGGCGAGCCCTCGGCGGTCGTCCTGGGCGCCGGTGCCGCCGCCACCGACATCGCCGCCAAGGCCGCCGAATACGGCGCCGCCAAGGTGTACACCGCCGACGGCGCCGAGTTCACCGACCAGCTCGTCGTCCCCAAGGTCGACGCGCTGACCCAGATCGCCACCGCGGCCAACGCCGGCGCGGTGCTCGTCACCTCCTCCGGCGAGGGCAAGGAGATCGCCGCCCGCGTCGCCCTGCGCCTGGGCTCCGGCATCATCACCGACGCCGTCGACCTCGAAGCCGGCACCGACGGCAGCCCCGTCGCCACCCAGTCGGTGTTCGCCGCCTCCTTCCAGGTCAAGTCCAAGGTCTCGCACGGCACCCCGGTCATCACCGTCAAGCCCAACTCCACCACCCCGGAGGCCGCCCCGGCCGCCGGCACCGTCGAGACCGCGAGCGTGGAGTTCACCGGCAACGCCGCCACCGTCACCGCCCGCACCCCCCGCGTCTCCTCGGGGCGCCCCGAGCTCACCGAAGCCGCCATCGTCGTCTCGGGTGGCCGCGGCGTCGGCGCAGCCGAAGGCTTCGCCGTCGTCGAGGACCTCGCGGACGCGCTCGGCGCGGCCGTCGGCGCCTCCCGCGCCGCCGTCGACGCCGGCTGGTACCCGCACACCAACCAGGTCGGCCAGACCGGCAAGCAGGTCTCCCCCCAGCTGTACGTCGCGGCCGGCATCTCCGGCGCCATCCAGCACCGCGCCGGCATGCAGACCTCCAAGACCATCGTCGCCATCAACAAGGACCCCGAAGCCCCCATCTTCGAACTCGTCGACTACGGCGTCGTCGGAGACCTCTTCACCGTCCTCCCCCAGCTCACCACCGAGGTCAAGACCCGCAAGGGCTGAGACCGACCGGTACCAGCGGAGCCCCGTCGGAAATTCTCCGGCGGGGCTCCGCCGTGTCCGGCTATGCTTCCCCCGTGTACCTCTCCGATCCGCACTGACGGGCCGTCAGCCGCCCACACCGCGCACCCTGCTGAGCAGGGGCGGCCGGTGGGGCAGGCCACGCCCCCGTCGTGCCCACACGCGCCCGGCTGAGCTTCGGCGCGCCTGTTCATCGGAGATCACCCCATGTCACGCCCCTCCCGGGGCAGCGCTTCCTATCGCGCTGTCCTCACGCTTCCGCACGCCCCGAAGCTCTTCACCGCCGCGATGCTCGCCCGGCTCAGCTACGGCGTCATCGGCCTGCCGCTGCTGCTCGCGCTGTACGAGGGCACCGGCTCGTACGCCGTGGCGGGCACCGTCGCCGGTCTGTTCGGACTGGTCACCGCCCTGCTCGGGCCCGCCCGGGCCCGGCTGGTGGAGCGCCGGCCAGGCGCGCTGACCTGGCTGTCCGTCAGTTACACCCTCCTGCTCGCTGCGCTGGCCACGGCCTGCGCCGTCCACGTGCCCAGCCCGCTGCTCGCCGCCCTCGCGGTGCTGACCGGCGCCTTCCCGCCGCCCGTCGGCCCGTTGATGCGCACGCTCTGGGGCAGGCTGGCGGCCGACGAGGCGCAGCGGCAGTCCGCGCTGAGCCTGGACACGGCGGCGGAGTCCACCGTCTTCGCGCTCGGCCCGCTGCTCGGCGGCTTCCTGGTCGCGGCGCTCGGGGCCCCCGCCGCCGTCGGGGCCTGCACGCTGCTGGTGCTGGTCGGTTTCGGCCTGCTGGCGTCGGCCCTGCGGGGTGCCTCGATGAGCGTGCGCCCCGCGGCGAAGCGCTCCGGAAGTCCCTTGCGGGCGAAGGGATTCGGGCCGCTGCTGCTGCCCGTGCTCGGGACGGCCGCGGCGTTCACCGTGTTCGAGATCGCGATCGTGGCGGCCCGGGGCACCGTGACGGCGGGCGTGCTGACCACGCTGTTCGCGGTCGGCGGCGTCCTCGGCGGGCTGGTCTACGGCGGGTACCGGTGGCGCGGTGCGCTGCGGCACCGGCCGGTGCTGCTCGTCGCGGCGGCCGCCTGCTGCTACGCCGTACCCGCCCTCGACGTGCTGCCCGCCACGGCGGCGGCGGCGCTGTTCGCGGGTGCCTGCGCGGACGTGCTGCTGATCACCGCCTACCAACTCGTCGAGGAGCTCGTCCCCGAGGGGTCCAGGACCGAGGCGGGCGCGTGGGTGAACACCGCCTACAACCTGGGGTCCGCGTTCGGCGCGGCGGCCGGGGGTGTGCTGGTCGACCGGGCCGGGCCGACCACGGCGTTCGGCGGGACGGCCGGGGCGCTCGCGTGCTGCGCGGTGGTCGGGGCGGTGCTGGCGCTGGGCACGGTCCGGCGCCGTACGGCCCCGGCGGCTGCCTGACCGGCGGCCCGGCCCGGCGGTAGAGTCCCGGCCATGGGACTGCTGACGGCACTTGAGGGCGGCCACGGCGACGCCGCCGACGCGCTGCGGATCGACGGACGGCCGCTCTCCTGGGAGCAACTGCTGGGCGCGGCAACGGCGGTGGCCGACCGGGTGGCGGGGGCACCGGCCCTCGCGGTGCTGGCCGGGCCGACCGCCGAGACCGTGGTGGCCACCGTCGGCGGGCTGCTGGCGGGCGTCCCCGTGGTGCCGCTGCCACCGGACTCCGGGCCCAAGGAGCGCGCGCACATCCTGCGCGACTCGGGCGCCACCCTGTTGGCGCTGCCGGTCGGGGCGTCGGCGCCGGACGGGATCGAGCCGCTGCCGGTGGAGCTGACGGCCCGTTCGAGCAGCACGTACGCCGAGCCGGGGGTGGAGGGCACGGCCTTCGTGCTCTACACCTCCGGCACCACCGGGGCGCCGAAGGGCGCGGTGATCCGGCGCGGTGCGGTCGCCGCCGACCTGGACGCGCTGGCCGCCGCCTGGCAGTGGACCGCCGAGGACACCCTGGTGCACGGGCTGCCGCTGTTCCACGTGCACGGGCTGGTGCTGGGGGTGCTGGGCGCGCTGCGCACCGGCAGTCGGCTGGTGCACACCGGCCGGCCCACGCCGGGGGCGTACGCGAAGGCGGGCGGCAGCCTGTACTTCGGGGTGCCGACCGTCTGGTCCCGGATCGCCGCCGACGAACCGTCGGCACGGGCGCTGGCCACCGCCCGCCTGCTGGTCTCCGGCAGTGCCCCGCTGCCGACGCCGGTCTTCGACCGGATCGCCGCGCTCACCGGGCAGGCGCCGATCGAGCGGTACGGCATGACCGAGTCGCTGATCACCGTCTCCACCCGCGCGGACGGCGAGCGCCGCCCCGGCAGCGTCGGGCTGCCGCTGGACGGTGTCCGGACCCGGCTGGTGGCCGAGGACGGCGGCCCGGTGCCACCGGACGGCGAGACGGTCGGCGAACTCCAGGTCGCCGGGCCGACGTTGTTCAGCGGCTACCTCAACCGGCCGGACGCCGACGCCGAGTCGTGGACCGCCGACGGCTGGTTCCGCACCGGGGACGTGGCCACCATCGGCCCGGACGGCTTCCACCGGATCGTCGGCCGGGCCTCGGTGGACCTGATCAAGAGCGGCGGCTACCGGATCGGCGCGGGCGAGGTGGAGGCCGCGCTGCGGGACCACCCGGCGGTGGCCGACGCGGCGGTGATCGGCGCGCCGGACCAGGACCTGGGCCAGGCCGTGGTGGCGTTCGTGATCGCCGACGGGGCGGTGACGGGGGATCAGCTGTCCGCCTTCGTGGCCGAGCGGCTCTCGGTGCACAAGCGGCCCCGCCGGGTGGTGCTGGTGGACGAGCTGCCCAGGAACGCGATGGGCAAGGTGCTCAAGAAGCAGCTGCTGGAGCTGAGCTGACGCTTCGTCAGCAATATGACCTGTGCAGGTCAGAAGATCCGGGTGTGCGGCTGACACATGCCGCACGGCCGGGAACCGACACCCGTACGGGCGGACAGGCATGGGCCGGGCCGTGGCGGGGGACCACCTCGATGGCGCGGACTGGGCTGGGCCGGCAGGGCGGCAGAAGGCGGGGACACTGTGATCGTCTGGGTCAACGGCACGTTCGGAGCGGGCAAGACGAGTGCCTGCCGGGAGTTGGTCGAGCTGCTGCCGGGCAGCGTGCTCTACGACCCCGAGTTGGTCGGCTACGGCCTGCGGCACATCCTGCCCGCGGACCGGATGGCCACCGTCTCCGACTTCCAGGACCTGGCCTCCTGGCGGCGGCTGGTGCCCGAGGTGGCGGCCGCCCTGCTGGCCGAGGTGCCGGGGCCGCTGGTGGTGCCGATGACCCTGCTCCGGGAGGACTACCGGGACGAGATCTTCGGCGGGCTGGCGGCCCGGGGGCTGGCGGTGCACCACTTCGTCCTGGACCCTGCGGAAACGATCCTGCAGGAGCGGATCGAGAACCGGGACGACTGCCCCGGCGACCCGCCGGCCAGCGCCCGGGTCCGCGCCTGGTGCCGGGAGCACCTGCCCCAGTACCGGCTGGCCCGCCGCTGGCTCAGCAGAGACGCCCAACTGGTCGACACCGAGGGCCTGACCCCGCGTCAGACCGCCGAACACCTCGCCGCCCTGGTCAAGGACGGCGTCGCGGTCTGCCCGATCGTGCAGAGCGCCGACACCACCGGCGACACCGTGGCCGCCGCCGTCCTGCTCTTCGACGACCAGGACCGGGTGCTGCTGGTGGACCCCGTCTACAAGCCCGGCTGGGAGTTCCCCGGCGGCGTGGTCGAACGCGGCGAGGCACCCACCGACGCGGCCCTCCGGGAGACCACCGAGGAACTCGGCCTCCGGCTGGAGCCCACCGCCCTGCGCCTGCTCGCGGTGGACTGGGAGCCGCGCACCGGCCCGCGCCGGGGCGGTTTGCGTCTGATGTACGACGGCGGACACCTGGACGCACACGCCCGGAGCGCGCTCCGGCTCCCGGCCGAGGAACTGCGCGGCTGGCGCTTCGTCACCCTGGACGAGGCCGCCACCCTGCTCCCGCCGACCCGCCTGCGCCGGCTGGCCGCCGCCCTGGACGCCCGGGTCAGCGGTGAGCTGCGCTACCTGGAGGCGGGGCTCCGGGCAGCGGTTGGCGCTCCCACGCCGAGGTAGCTGCGCGGCGAGAACCCTCGGCGGCATCTGGCCCCGCTACGGATGGGAACCGGCCGAACTGGTCGGCCGCCCGGTCTGGTGGTATCCCCGGACACACTGGACCGACCCCGCCCCGGAACACCGGCTCGGTGAACGCCACGACGGGCTCCGGCGCGTGCTCGGCGAGGAGCTGGACCTGCTCTGACAGGATGGCCGGGTGCCCTTCACGCTCAGCCACCCGGCCGCCGTGCTCCCGCTGTTGGACGGCACCCGGGCGCGCGGCCCGCTGATCGCGGCCGGGCTGGTGGCCGGGTCGATGGCACCGGACGTACCGTTCTTCGCCGACTCGCTGCTGCGCGGCTGCTACGGCTTCGGCGCCGTCACCCACCGCTGGTGGGCCGTCCCGACGGTGGACGTGCTGATCGCGGGCGGGCTGACCTGGTGGTGGTACGGGCTGGTCCGCCCAGGGCAGTACGACCGCGGGGGATACGGCTGGTTCGCCGTCTCCGCCGCGATCGGCGCTGCCACCCACGTCGGCTGGGACTCCTTCACCCACGAAGGCCGGGCCGGGGTCCGCGCCTTCCCCTTCCTGAACACCGAGTTGGCGGGGCTCCCGCTCTACACCGCGCTCCAGTACGGCAGTTCGGCGCTCGGCCTGGCCCTGCTCGCCCGCCACCGACCGGCCGCGCCCGCGCTGCCCCGGACCGCCGTCGCGGGTCTGGCGCTGGCCACGGCCGCGGGGGTGCTGCACCGGCTGGCCCGCCGGGAGCGCGGCCTGATCGCCGAGCTCTGCTTCGGCGCGGGCGCGGGCCTGGCCGCCGGGCTCACCGTGCACGCGCTCGGCGTGCGGGCGGCCCGGCGGGCCAGGGGTCAGGAGGGCGAACCGGCCTTCAGCGCCGCGTAGTTGCGGAGGAAGAGGGCCTCGGTCAGGGCCATCCGCTCGAGCTCCGAGGGGTCGACGCTCTCGTTGACGGCGTGGATCTGGGTGGTGGGGTCCTCGACGCCGATCAGGATGATCTCGGCGGTGGGGTAGAGGGTGTGCAGGGTGTTGCAGAGCGGGATCGAGCCGCCCTCGCCGGAGGCGACCATCGGGGTGCCGAAGGCGTCCTGCATGGCGGCGCCCATCGCCTCGTAGGCCGGGCCTGTGGTGTCGGCGCTGAACGGGCTGCCGCCGCCGAGGCGTTCGACCTCGGCGTGGGCGCCGAGCGGGACGGCGGCCAGCAGGTGGGCCTCCAGGGCCTCCTGGGCGGTCCCCAGCTCCATGCCCGGCGGGATGCGCAGGCTGACCCGGGCCCGGGCGGTGGAGTGGACGGAGGAGGTGGCGCCGATCACGGGCGGGGCGTCGATGCCGAGGACGGTGACGGCCGGGCGGGCCCAGAGCCGGTCGGCGACCGTACCGGTGCCGGTCAGGGCGGTGCCCTCGAGCACCTTGGCGTCGGCCCTGAACTGCTCCTCCGGGTACGCGACTCCGGGCCAGACCTGGTCGGACCGCAGGCCGTCCACGGCGACGTCGCCGTGCTCGTCGTGCAGCGAGGCGAGCACCTTGATCAGCGACTGCAGGGCGTCGGGGGCGGCGCCGCCGAAGGCCCCGGAGTGCAGGTTGCCCGCCAGGGTGGTGACGGTGACCGCGGCCTCGGTGATGCCGCGCAGGGTGGCGGTGACGGTCGGCAGGCCGGGGGCGAAGTTGCCGGTGTCGCCGATCACCACGACGTCGGCGGTGAGCAGTTCGGGGTGGGCGTGGGCGTACTGCTCCAGGCCGCCGGTGCCCTGCTCCTCCGAACCCTCCACGATCACCTTGAGCCCGACCGGGAAGCCGCCGTCCACCTGGCGCAGCGCTCGGAGGGCCGTCAGGTGCATCAGGATGTTGCCCTTGCAGTCGGCCGCGCCGCGCCCGTACCAGCGGCCGTCCCGCTCGGTCAGCTCGAAGGCGGGGGAGTGCCAGCCGGCTTCGTCCAGCGGCGGCTGCACGTCGTAGTGCGAGTACAGCAGCACCGTCGGCGCGCCCGCCGGGCCCGGCAGTTCGGCGTAGACCGACTGCGTGCCGTCCGGGGTGTCCAGCAGCCGAATCCCCGTCAGGCCCTCGGCGGCGAAGGCGTCGGCGACCCAGCGGGCCGCCTTCTCGCACTCCTCGACCGGGAACTGCCGGGGGTCGGCGACGGACTGGAAGGAGACCAGTTCGGCGAGCTCGGCCTTGGCCCGCGGCATCAGGGATCGGACGGCCGCGGCCAGGGACTGCTGAGTCATCGGTTCGCTCCGGTGGTGTGCGGATGAAATGGTGCTGTTCGGGATGGATCGATCATAGGCCCGCCTCTTTGCCCCGGGCTGGCTCCGCACCTGCTCATCGGCACTAGGATTGCTGTCCGTGACTGACTCCGGTAGCTCCCTCGGCCAGGACCGTATCGACCCGCCCGCCGCGCCCGGGCCGGACGCTGACGAAGTGTCGGACGGGCCAGACCCGTTGGCGGGTGTCTGGGACGTCGTGGTGGTCGGCGCCGGTCCGGCCGGGGCCTCCGCCGCGTACGGCGCGGCCCGGCAGGGGCGTCGGGTGCTGCTGCTCGACAAGGCCGAGCACCCCCGCTACAAGACCTGCGGCGGCGGCATCATCGGCCCGTCCCGGGACAGCCTGCCGGAGGACTTCAAGCTCCCGCTACAGGACCGGGTGTACGCCGTCACCTTCGCGCTCGGCGGCCGCTTCACCCGCACCCGGCGCTCCAAGCGGATGCTGTTCGGGTTGGTGAACCGGGACGAGTTCGACCTGCGCCTGGTGCAGTCGGCCGAGCAGGTCGGCGCGGTGCTGGTCACCGGCGTCACGGTGGCCGGGGTCGAGCAGCCGGCCGGCGCCGGCCGCACCGTCACCGTGACCACCTCGGACGGCCGCCGGATCGAGGCCCGCGCGGTGGTCGGCGCGGACGGCAGCGCCAGCCGGATCGGACGGCACGTCGGGGTGACCTTCGATCAGATCGACCTCGGGCTGGAGGCCGAGATCCCGGTCCCCGAGTCGGTGCTGCGCTACTGGCAGGGCCGGATCCACCTGGACTGGGGCCCGCTGCCCGGCTCCTACGGCTGGGTCTTCCCGAAGACCGAGTCCGGTTCGCTCACCGTCGGGGTGATCTCCGCGCGCGGAGACGGCGAGGCCACCAAGGGCTACCTCGCGGACTACATCCGGCAGTTGGGCCTGTCCGGCTTCACCCCGAGCATCGAGTCGGGCCACCTGACCCGGTGCCGGGCCGAGGACTCCCCGCTCTCCCGGGGCCGGGTGCTGGTCGCGGGCGACGCGGCCGGGCTGCTGGAGCCGTGGACCAGGGAGGGCATCTCGTACGCGCTGCGCTCCGGCCGGCTGGCGGGCGAGTGGGCGGTGAAGATCGCCGAGGCGGACGGTTCGGCGGACGTCCGGCGGCAGGCGCTGAACTACGCTTTCGCGATCAAGGCGGGCCTGGGCGTCGAGATGCGCGCGGGCAAGGTCATGCTGGGCGCCTTCGAGCGCCGGCCGCACCTGTTCCACGCCGCCGTCTGCCTGGTCGGACCGGCCTGGCGGGCGTTCGCCCGCACCACCCAGGGGCACACCACCTTCGCCCAGATCATGCGCGACTACCGTGCGGCCCGCCGGCTGGCCTCGATCGCGTCCCGCTGACGACGGTGGCCTCCTCCCGTCCGGGAGGAGGCCACCGTGCTCATGCTGGTGCGGCTCAGTAGCCGACCGCCTCGTACCGGCCGGTCTCGCGGTCGCGGAACACCCGGCCCGCCTTGCGCAGCTGTTCGAGGTCGCGGCGGACCGTGCGCGGGTCCGGGTGCTCGTAGTACGTCTCGCGCGCGCGGGTCCAGTCCCAGGTGCCGCCGCCCTTGCGCATGGCCTGGAACAGCTGCTCCCTGCGTTCGTTCGCGGACTTCGGTGCTTCGTTGTGCTCGTCGGTCATGAGGTCATTCTCTCGTGCCGGAGGGGATGCGTGCGCCCGCCGGGGTCAGGGCAGCCGGAGATCGACGTACGGCACCGTGTCCCCGGGCAGCAGATACCGCTCCTTCTCGACGAACCCCTGCGCCTCGGCGAACCGCAACCCGTCCCCGTTGGACTCCAGCACCACCGTCTCGATCACCCCCGCACCGAGCGACCGCGCGTACGCCAGGGTGTGCGCGAACAGCCGCGCGCCGATCCCCTGCCGCCGGTACGCCGGCAGCACCCGGGCGATCACGGTGGCGGTCCCGTCTGCGGGCGGCCGCACGGTCGAGCAGCCGACCAGGCTGTCCCCGAGGTACGCGACCTCGAGCCGGTTGCGCCCGGCCCGCTCGCGGATCTCGTCGAGCGACAGCGGGTCGGTCGGAATGATCAGATTGTGCACGTACTGCCAGTCCCGGAGACCGACATCACCACGCACCGGCTCGAAGCGAAGGTCGTCCATCGCAGCAGGAAACCCCGCCCACCCCGACCCGTCAACCACCTTTCGCCCCCGGAGCCGCCACCCATGAACGCCCCGCTCCCCGACGAGCACGCCCGCTACGCGGCCTACCTGGCGGCCTTCGCGGCCGTCCGACCCGAGGACGAGTTCGCCCTGGTGGCCACCGTGCTGCGCGACCCAGACCAGTCGATGGCGGAGTCCGCGGTGATCGAGCACATCGGGCACCGGGCGGCAGCCCTGCACGCCGGACCGGCCTTCGGCGCCTGGGCCGAGCAGATGGCCGCCGCGGTCGACCGGTACCCCTTCGCGCACCGGCGGATCCAGGAGTGGTCGCTCTGGTCGGCGGTGGCGCTCGACACCCCGTGGGACGCCGCCACCCTCGCCGAGGCGTCGAACTGGCTGCAGCTCCGGGTCGCCGAAACCGTCGCCTCCCGCGAGGCCCTGGCCGTGCTCGCCGAATCTGGACGGACCCGCCGGATCCGCAACATCGCCACCTCCCGCAGCCGGGCCCGCACCCTCACCGCCGTCGACAGCCACCGGGGCCGCTGACCGTCCGGCTGGCGGTCCGTCAGCGGGTGAGCTGCTGCGTACCGGCCCCGGGTCAGGTGCGGAGTTGGTCGCCGAGGGGGCTGCGGGCGTAGAGGACGAGGCGGCCGCTGCGGGTGCGGGTGACCAGGCGGGTGGCGTGCAGGACGGTGAGGTGTTGGCTGACGGCGCCGGGGGTGACGCCGAGGCGGGCGGCGAGTTCGGTGGTGGAGGTGGGTTCGTCGAGGAGGGCGAGCAGGCGGGCTTTGGGGGCGCCGAGGAGGAGTTCGAGGGCTTCGGGGGCGGGTGGGGGCTGGGGGGAGGGGGCCATGGTGGCCTGGCCGCGGGTGGGGTAGACGATCGAGGGCGGGTACTCGTCGCTGATCGAGGTGACGGCGCCGCGGACGAAGCAGCTGGGGGAGAAGACCAGGCCGCGCCGGGCCACCACCACCTCGGCGTCGCCGGAGGCCCAGTCCCGGTGGATGGTCAGCACGCCGTCGGCCCAGTCCAGCCGGCCGTCCAGGTCGGCGAACAGCGCGGCCGCGCCGCGTTCGGCGAGCATCCGGGAGCGGTGCAGGATGTCGGCCTGCAGGGCCGAGCGGGCCCGCGGCCACCAGGCGGGGGCGAGGCAGCGGTCCCAGTACGCGGCGAGGGCGTCGGCGATCTCGGCGAGCAGCCCGGCCGGGTCGGCCGCCAGGCCGGCCGCGAGCGGTGGGGGCAGCCGCCGGTCGTGCGGCAGGTGGGAGCGGGCCAGCTCGGTCGCCAGCCGTTCCGGCGGCAGGGCC
This genomic interval from Kitasatospora gansuensis contains the following:
- a CDS encoding GNAT family N-acetyltransferase, which translates into the protein MDDLRFEPVRGDVGLRDWQYVHNLIIPTDPLSLDEIRERAGRNRLEVAYLGDSLVGCSTVRPPADGTATVIARVLPAYRRQGIGARLFAHTLAYARSLGAGVIETVVLESNGDGLRFAEAQGFVEKERYLLPGDTVPYVDLRLP
- a CDS encoding ArsR/SmtB family transcription factor; the encoded protein is MHRFQLELDDLASAAFACSPLQEAVLSLRIWTHPGTYHPAQTAWFELIRPEFERLPQAPLLRSLVASNRYVPDFLTPRPATPFPDFRSELALVRALPPERLATELARSHLPHDRRLPPPLAAGLAADPAGLLAEIADALAAYWDRCLAPAWWPRARSALQADILHRSRMLAERGAAALFADLDGRLDWADGVLTIHRDWASGDAEVVVARRGLVFSPSCFVRGAVTSISDEYPPSIVYPTRGQATMAPSPQPPPAPEALELLLGAPKARLLALLDEPTSTTELAARLGVTPGAVSQHLTVLHATRLVTRTRSGRLVLYARSPLGDQLRT